One Phocaeicola dorei genomic region harbors:
- a CDS encoding S1C family serine protease gives MKQILYILLILLLSVGCAQKPAAPKGNNNYPVSSPSSRPGSFSNNGRPPLPHQQKGTSQTNKTSDVGNTTNGRVLSPSEIFEKLSSAVFKIHTSTGYQGFQGSGFFISSNGIAVSNYHVFQGTAVGYEDIILSDGSSYKVTEVYHKSQDNDFIIFKVGVSRKVNYIKIANNTPKVGEKIYTIGSPRGLDNTFSSGEISQIRENGKILQISAPIDHGSSGGVLLNSKGEAVGITSGGIDDSGANLNYAWNIQLIKSYIP, from the coding sequence ATGAAACAAATACTATATATACTGCTCATACTACTGTTATCTGTAGGTTGCGCTCAAAAACCAGCAGCTCCTAAGGGTAATAATAACTATCCTGTTTCTAGTCCATCTTCTCGACCAGGTTCATTCTCTAATAATGGTCGCCCACCACTACCACATCAACAAAAAGGAACTTCTCAGACAAATAAAACTTCAGATGTCGGTAATACTACAAATGGTAGAGTTTTGTCTCCAAGTGAGATCTTTGAAAAACTATCATCTGCGGTATTTAAGATTCATACATCTACTGGGTATCAAGGGTTCCAAGGTTCTGGCTTCTTCATATCTAGTAACGGTATTGCAGTAAGTAATTACCATGTTTTTCAAGGTACCGCTGTTGGCTATGAAGACATAATACTTTCCGATGGAAGCTCATATAAGGTAACGGAAGTTTACCATAAGAGTCAAGACAACGACTTTATAATATTCAAGGTTGGAGTTAGCAGAAAAGTAAACTACATTAAGATCGCAAATAATACACCAAAAGTAGGAGAAAAAATATATACTATCGGAAGTCCAAGAGGATTGGATAACACTTTTTCATCTGGCGAAATATCACAGATAAGGGAGAACGGAAAGATTCTACAGATTAGTGCTCCAATTGATCACGGAAGCAGTGGAGGTGTTTTGCTAAATTCAAAAGGAGAGGCTGTCGGTATAACATCTGGAGGAATAGACGATTCTGGTGCCAATCTCAACTATGCCTGGAATATACAACTTATAAAATCATACATCCCATAG
- a CDS encoding flagellar motor protein MotB encodes MGKDKRTHFWASYADLMTSLFFLMVVLFIISIVELKQIDATPLEVKELKAERDSLLNLNSRMVLRQKQYSEELDSMRYLANATQAHIDKINEINDATKNLDQNYFVYDSINKKHKLNFVVRFKIDDDQIYNISKVEREKLLSVGQELVRFIHSAAENTPEVQYLLVIEGQASKDGIDKMDYNYDLSYRRARNLKKFWDNNNIHFDRDNCEVLISGSGDGRLSGTGLMRELEEKANQRFLIHILPKPGQIQ; translated from the coding sequence ATGGGAAAAGATAAACGAACGCACTTTTGGGCAAGTTATGCAGATCTAATGACTAGTTTATTTTTCTTGATGGTTGTATTGTTCATCATATCAATCGTTGAGTTAAAACAAATTGATGCGACACCTCTTGAAGTGAAAGAATTAAAAGCAGAAAGAGACAGTTTATTGAACCTCAACTCTCGTATGGTACTTCGTCAAAAACAATATAGTGAAGAGTTGGATAGTATGCGATATCTTGCCAATGCAACACAAGCCCATATTGATAAGATAAATGAAATTAACGATGCTACCAAAAATCTCGACCAAAACTATTTTGTATACGACTCAATTAATAAAAAACACAAACTGAATTTTGTTGTACGTTTTAAAATTGATGATGATCAAATATATAACATTTCTAAAGTTGAGCGAGAAAAATTATTGTCTGTTGGTCAAGAGTTAGTAAGATTCATTCATAGTGCCGCTGAAAACACGCCGGAGGTTCAGTATCTTCTTGTGATTGAAGGTCAGGCATCAAAAGATGGAATAGATAAAATGGATTATAACTATGATTTAAGTTATCGCCGAGCAAGAAATCTTAAAAAGTTTTGGGATAATAACAATATCCATTTTGATAGAGATAATTGTGAAGTACTAATCAGTGGTAGTGGAGATGGAAGGCTCAGCGGCACAGGACTAATGAGGGAACTCGAAGAAAAAGCAAATCAAAGATTTTTGATTCATATTTTACCCAAACCAGGACAAATCCAATAA
- a CDS encoding OmpA family protein, with product MAKESKSFFWASYADLMTSLFFVMLTLFIVVIIALNNARIDAIEQTAELQAKIDKADEINNATRELDTQHSQYFQYFPEFKKHKLAVTVNFRSGSADMNSLPSSTKEDLRTTGKILQDFIIKTTQSNPHIQYLLIIEGQASKDGYAYNYELSYQRALSLKKFWEDNGLNFNDKNCEVLICGSGDGRLSGTGLMRESKEVLNQRFLIHILPKPGKIGD from the coding sequence ATGGCAAAGGAAAGCAAATCATTCTTTTGGGCTAGTTACGCAGACCTTATGACAAGTCTATTCTTTGTTATGCTAACACTATTTATAGTTGTTATCATAGCATTGAATAATGCTCGTATTGATGCGATTGAGCAGACCGCTGAGCTGCAAGCGAAAATTGACAAAGCGGATGAGATAAACAATGCAACTCGAGAACTCGATACACAGCATTCGCAATACTTCCAATACTTCCCTGAATTCAAAAAGCACAAACTTGCAGTAACTGTGAATTTTAGAAGTGGAAGTGCAGATATGAATAGTCTTCCATCAAGTACAAAAGAAGATTTAAGAACGACAGGTAAGATCCTACAAGATTTTATTATTAAAACGACACAAAGTAACCCTCATATCCAGTATCTCCTTATTATTGAAGGACAAGCATCGAAAGATGGATATGCTTATAATTACGAGTTAAGCTATCAAAGAGCATTATCTCTTAAAAAATTTTGGGAAGATAACGGGTTGAATTTTAATGATAAAAATTGTGAAGTACTAATTTGTGGTAGTGGTGATGGACGTTTAAGTGGCACAGGACTTATGAGAGAATCAAAGGAAGTACTTAACCAGCGATTCCTTATACATATTCTTCCTAAACCCGGAAAAATTGGTGATTAA